The following is a genomic window from Deinococcus aerolatus.
CGGAGGCCGTGACCGTCACGCTGGACGGCGAGGGCAGCCTGACCGTCACGGCGCGGGAAACGCACCGCCTGCCCGCGCACCCGGTCCATGCGGTGGATACCACCGGGGCCGGCGACACCTTCTGCGGCGTGCTGACCGCGCGGCTCTCGGACGGCGATGGGCTGGCGGCCGCGTTGCGCTGGGCCGGCATCGCCGCCGCCCTGGCCTGCACCCGCCCCGGCGCCCAGGACGCCATGCCGAGCTGGGCCGAAGTTCAGCGGGAAAGTGAGCGCTGACGCGTGGCGCTGCCCTCCATCCCCTGTTAGCCTGACCCCATGCGTTACCGGATTTTCACCGAACAGGACACCGACGCGCTTCAGGCGCTGGATCTGAGTGTGCAGCGGCACCTGGACCCCGCCTTCGATACCCTGCCTGAACGCGAGCGCGAGGGCCGCATCAGCACCAGCCTGCCCGCGCTGAAGTTCTACGAGCGCAGCGAGCATTCCTTTGTGGCCGAGGAAGACGGTCAGCTGGCGGGATTCATCTTCGCGCAGTCGGTGTGGCAGGGCGACAAGCCCATCGTGCTGGTGCGGACCCTGAGCCTGTTGCCCGGTGCGCCCACGGAGACCGCCCAGGGCCTGCTGCACGCCACGGTCAAGAGCGCCTACGACGCCGCCGTCTACGAGGTGCATTTTCCGCTGGTGCCGGGTCTGGAAGACACCGCACGCGCCGAGGAAGCGGTCGCCCTCGGGGCCTACGCGGTGCGGCACCTGGGCAGCCGCCTGGAGACTTCACCGGGTCAGCGGCTGGGCAGCCACGGCAACGCCGCGTCACACCCTGCTGGGGGTGGTGGGATTTTCGGCCCGCCGGACGCAGGGGACACCGCATAATGGCAGGCATGAACACTTCCGCCACCCGTGTGCTGCTGGGCGTCCGCGGCATGTCCCGTGACGCAGGGCAGACGGTTGCCGCCGCCCTGGCCGCCCTGCCCGGCGTGTCGAGGGCCACCCCCGACGACGGCCAGATCGAGGTGCATTACGATCCCACGCAACTGACCATCATGGATCTGGTGCGTGCAGTGCGCGGTCAGGGTTTCCTGGCCGGAATGCTGTAGCGGTGGCGCTGGGGTACGTCGGAGTGCTGACCATGCGGCTGGAAATGCCGTGGGTGGGCAACCTCAAGGAGAAACGCGCCTTGGTGCGCCCGGTTGTCGAGCGCCTGAAGGCCCGCTTTCCCCTGACCGTGGCCCGCCTGGACGGGCTGGACGCCCATGACTGGGAAGTGATCGGCGTGGCCACCATCAGCAACGACTACGGCTGGGTCAAGGAAACCCTGAAGATGGCCGCCGACTACATTGCCAGCGAGGGGCCGTACCGCGTGGCCTCGGAGGACACCGAGATCACGGTGATCGGCGAGGGCGATCTGGAAGAGGAAGAGCTGGCGGACTGAGCGGGAGGTTATCTGACCCTGTTGCAGCCGACTCCATCCTTGTCCCGGTCCAACCCTGGCGTATAACTGGCCTCAGTCTTCTTGATGTCGAACAGGCCGACTTTGCTCAGCTCAGTGCAGCGTCCATACCTGGCCTTGACCCGTGGGCGCTCCAACCAGCCCGTCTTGCCCTGAGCGGTGACTTCGCACCACGTGGCCGTACAGGAAAGGATGTCCAGGCTGGCTTTGGCGGGCAACGTCGCAAGCAACGGGCTGGTGGAGCTGGCCTGCGCGTGCAGGCGGGCGGATGCGGGGACACTTCCTGGGTAGGCCAGGGCCGTCGAGACGACGGCAAGCAGAAAAGTGGCCCAGCGTTTCAGTTGCATAGGTAGAAGCCATCATGGCACCCCGGTCCATCCATTGAGACTGCAACGGTGCGTCACTCCGTCCGCCCGAGCCCCGTGTTAGCCTCGCCGCGTGATCGAACGTTACCTGACGCCCGAAATGAAGACCCTCTGGTCCGAGGCCAGCAAGTACCGCGCGTGGCTGCGCGTGGAACTTGCTGCGATGGACGCCCAGGCCAGTCAGGGCGAGGTGCCGCGCGAGGCCCACACGGCGCTGCTGGAGCAGACGGGGGCCGATCCCATTGACGAGGCTTTCGCCGCCCGCGTGGCTGAGATTGAGGCCGTTACCCGCCACGACATCGTGGCGTTTACCCGCGCCCTGAGCGAGCGCTACGGTGACGAGGCCCGCTTTATCCACCATGGCCTGACCAGCACCGACGTGGTGGACACCGCCCAGAACCTGCTGCTGGATGAGGCCCTGGGCCTGATCCTCGATGATGCGGGTGCGCTGCGTGAGGTCTGCCGCACCCAGGCGCTGGCGTACAAGCACACGCCCACGGTGGGCCGGACCCACGGCATCCATGCCGAGCCCATGACCTTCGGCCTCAAGTTTCTGAACTGGATGGCCGCGCTGGACCGTGACCTGGAGCGCCTGGCGGCAGCCCGCAGGCGCATTCAGGTGGTGATGCTGTCCGGCTCGGTGGGCACCTACGCCCACGTCTCCCCGCAGGTGGAGGTGGAGGTGGCCCGCGCCTGGGGCTGGGAAGCCGCGCCCGTGACCAACCAGACCCTGGCCCGTGACCGCCACGCCGAGGTGCTGGCGGCCCTGGCCATCTTCGGCACCACGCTGGAAAAGATTGCCGTGGAAATTCGCCACCTGCAGCGCTCGGAGGTCCGGGAAGCGATGGAACCCTTCGGCAAGGGACAAACCGGCAGCAGCTCCATGCCGCACAAGAAAAACCCGATCCTGACCGAGAACGTGACCGGCTTTGCCCGGCTGCTGCGCGGTTTCCTGACCACCGGCCTGGAAAACGTGGCCCTGTGGCACGAGCGCGACATCAGCCACTCCAGCGCCGAGCGCGTGATTCTGCCCGACGCCACCGCCGCCGCCAGCTACGCCACCCGCCGCCTGACCGGGGTGCTGCGCGATCTGGTGGTGTTCCCCGAGCGCATGCTGAAGAACATGAACGATCTGGGCGGGCTGGTGTTCAGCCAGCGCGTGCTGCACGCCCTGATTGACGAGAAGGGCATGTCGCGTGAGGCTGCCTACGATCTGGTACAGCGCCACGCCCTGAAAAGCTGGGAAACCGGTGAGGGCCTGCGCGAGTTGCTGGCCGCCGACGCCGAATGCCCGCTGAATGCCGCCGAACTGGACGGGGCCTTCGATCTGGCGTGGTACCTGAGGCACGTGGACGACATCTACGTGCGCTTCGGGATGTAGCCGCCCCGGTCCGGCGCTGCCGCGCCGCGCCATCCCTTATGCTGTTTCCATGGGATTTATTCTCCGGCTTCTGGTCAACGCGCTGGCGCTGTATCTGCTGACGCAGGTGTATTCGGGCGTGTTCTTCGAGGGCGGCGCCGCGGTGGGCAGCGTGCTGATCGCCGCGCTGGTGATGGGCATTGTGAACGCGCTGATCCGCCCGGTGCTGCTGCTGCTCTCGCTGCCGCTGACCCTGCTGACGCTGGGCCTATTCACTCTGGTGGTCAACGGCGTGGTGTTGCTGCTGGTGGCGGCGGTCACGGCGCTGGATACGGCGGGTTTCGGCGCGGCCATCGTGGGGGCCCTGATCCTGACCGTCATTTCCTGGCTGCTCGACGCCGTGGTGGGAGCGCTGGGGCTGGACGGCCGGCGTGCCTGAAGTGGCTGCGCGGGTGCAGCCCCAGGTTGTCCGCTCCCCGGAGGCCCTGCGTTCGGCACTGGCCGGACGGGGCCGCGTGGGGCTGGTACCGACCATGGGCTATCTGCACGACGGCCACGCCACCCTGATGCGCCGCGCCCGCGAGGTTTGCGACGTGCTGGTGGTCAGCATCTTCGTCAATCCGTTGCAGTTCGGCCCTGCCGAGGACCTGGCCGCCTACCCCCGTGATCTGGAGCGCGATCTGGGCGTGGTGGAGGCGGCGGGCGTGGACGTGGTGTTCATGCCCACTTCGGAGACCATGTACCCGCCTGCTTTCAATACCCGCGTGGTGGTGTCGGGCGTCAGTGAGGGGCTGGACGGGGCCTCGCGTCCCGGTCACTTCGTCGGGGTGGCGACGGTGGTGCTCAAGCTGCTGAATCTGGTGCGCCCGGACGTGGCTTTTTTCGGCGAGAAGGACTGGCAGCAGCTGACCGTGCTGCGCCAGATGGTCCGTGACCTGAACGTGCCGGTGGACGTGGTGGGGCTGCCCACCGTGCGCGCGCCCTCGGGGCTGGCCCTCAGCAGCCGCAACAGCTACCTGAGCACGGAGCAGCAGGCGCGGGCCGCCGTGCTGTCGCGCGCTCTGACGGCGGTGCAGACCGCGTATGCCAGCGGCGAGCGGACGGCTGCGGCGCTGCGCCAGGCTGGGCTGGACGTGCTGGCCACCGAGCCCGAGGTCACGCTGGATTACCTGAGCGTCGTGGGCCGTGACATGCAGGAAAGAGAGGTTGTGGACAATGATTCCATGACCCGTGTGCTGGTGGCGGCCCGAATGTTCGGCGTCCGGCTGATCGACAACATGCCGCTGGGTTCGGCCCACCCGGAGGCGAATCCCGCGTGACCCTGGACGAGCTGCTGCAGGAGATGGTGGGCCGCCGGGCCTCGGACATTCACCTGCACGCTGGCAGCCCGCCGATGGGCCGGGTGGACGGCCACCTGGTGGCCTTTGGCGCGCAGGCGCTGATGCCTCCCGACACTGCCCTGCTGGCGCAGGCGCTGATGTCCGCCGAGCAGTGGGACGACTTTGCCTACCGCAACGAGCTGGACCTGGCCTACGGGGTGTCCGGGCTGGGCCGCTTCCGCTGCAACATCTTCCGGCAGCGCGGTTCGGTGGGCATTGTCATGCGGGTGGTGACCGACGCCGTTCCCGGCTTCGAGTCGCTGGGCCTGCCGGCCGGCGTCCTGCAGGGCCTGGCCGAGGCCCCGCGCGGCCTGATTCTGGTGACTGGCCCCACCGGCAGCGGCAAGTCCACCACCCTGGCCAGCCTGATCGACCACATCAACTGCACCTTTGCCTCCAACGTCATCACGGTGGAAGACCCCATCGAGATCCTGCACAGGAACAAGAAGAGCATCGTGGTGCAGCGCGAGATCGGCACCGATACCCGCGATTTCCGCACTGCCCTGAAATACGCCATGCGTCAGGACCCCGACGTGATTATGATCGGCGAGATGCGCGACAAGGAGACCGTCGAGGCCGCCCTGAGCGCGGCGCAGACGGGACACCTTGTCCTCAGCACCCTGCACACCCAGGACGCGGTGCGGTCTGTCAACCGCATCATCGACTTCTTCGCCCCCTACGAGCGTGCCCAGGTCCGGCTGCAACTGGCCGAAACGCTGGTGGGCATCGTCAGCCAGCGGCTTCTGCGGCGTTCGGACGGCGTGGGGCGTGCGCTGGCGCTGGAGGTGATGCTCAACACCCCCCTGATCCAGGAATACATCAAGGACGAGGCCAAGACCCCGCTGATCAAGGACGCCCTGATGGAAGACAACATTCGCGGCATGCATACCTTCGATCAGCATCTGGCACAGCTGTACCAGCACAACATGATCACCATGGATGAGGCCCTGAACGCCGCGAGCAGTCCTCATGAGCTGAAGCTGATGGTCACGCGCAGCGGCCACGGGTACTAGCCGGAGACTCTGGATACTCTAGAGACAACGCGTCGCCGTTTGCCCTTCCGGCGCCTAGTACCGACCTTTCACCTGTCGTGTAGATCATCCTCCACCGCGCTGGAGAGGGTGCTACACTGTGAGCGTCAGATTGGCATAAGCGTAAGCAACGGGTTTCTCGTTCTCGTACCCCGGTTGTCCGAACTGTATCGGCATTTTTTTTGTGTCATACCCATTCACGGACAAGAGTAGGGGCGAAAGGTAGGCGTACTCATGGCAGAAGTCATCCTGGAACATATCAACAAGATGTACGGCAGCAAGCAGCATGCGGTGAAGGATTTCAACCTTCACATCGAGGACCGCGAGTTCATGGTCTTCGTGGGGCCGTCCGGCTGCGGCAAGTCCACCACCCTGCGCATGATCGCGGGTCTGGAAGATATCAGCGACGGCATCCTGAAGATCGGAGACCGCGTGGTCAACGACGTGCCGCCCAAGGACCGCGACATCGCAATGGTGTTCCAGAACTACGCGCTGTACCCGCACATGAACGTCTACGAGAACATGGCCTTCGGCCTGAAACTGCGCAAGACCCCAAAAGAAGAGATCGAGCGCCGCGTGCGTGACGCCGCCAAGATCCTGCAGATCGAGCACCTGCTGGGCCGCAAGCCCAAGGAACTGTCCGGCGGTCAGCGTCAGCGCGTGGCGATGGGCCGCGCCATCGTGCGCGAACCCGCCGTGTTCCTGATGGACGAGCCTCTTTCCAACCTCGACGCCAAGCTGCGCGTCGAGATGCGCTCGCAGATCAACCAGCTGCATCGCCGGCTGGGCGCCACAATCGTTTACGTGACCCACGATCAGGTGGAGGCCATGACGCTGGGCAACCGCATCGTGGTGATGCGCGACGGCCTGATCATGCAGGTGGACACGCCCATGAACCTCTACGACTTCCCGCAGAACAAGTTCGTGGCGGGCTTTATCGGCAGCCCCAGCATGAACCTGATCAGCGGCAAGGTGCAGAACGGCCAGTTCATGATCGGCACGGACCGCGTGGCCGCGATGGGCAAGTTGGAGCAGAGCCTGAAAGCCTATGAGGGCAAGGAAGTCCTGATGGGCATCCGCCCCGAGCACATCGGGTTGATCGGGCTGACCGAGACGCCCGTGGGCACCAACGTGGTTCGCGGCAAGGTCGTGGTTGTCGAGCCGCTGGGCGCGCAGACTGACCTGATCGTTGAGGTTGCCGGTCAGGACGTGACCGTCAAGGTGGAAGGTCAGGCCCTGGTGCAGCCCGGCGACGATATCGAACTGGTGATTGACCAGACCCGTCTGCATGCCTTTGACACGGCCACCGAATTGGCTATCGACCGGGGCACGGCCCTCGGTAAGCGCGGTCAGGCCGACACCCCTGCCCTGGGCTACGAGTACCCCGGCGTGGCCAAGAAGGGCGCGGAAGCCATGTTGAGCAAGGACCGCACCGTCGCCAGCGACTGATTCGGTTTAGTGAAGCTGGAAGGGCCGGAGGCGTGGTTGCGCCTCCGGCCCTTCCGTGTGGTGCTGTCGCTCCGGGGCTCAGCCGCGCACGTCCCGGTTGCCGAACACCGGCGCGGCAATCCAGACCAGTGCGGCCCCCAGCAGCAGGCAGACCAGCAGGGGCGTGGGGCTGACCCCGCGTTCCAGCGGCAAATCGCTCAGCGCGTATTTCCAGGGGTTGAGCCACGCCACATCGCCCAGGAGCGGCACCTGCGCCGCCACGCTCTGTAGCACCACCAGCCCGATGCCCAGGCCCGCGCCCACCCCGGCGGCCAGACCGGAGCGGCCGGTCGCCGCGCCGACGGCGAAGGCCAGCGCCCCGAACAGCCAGGCGCCCAGCGTGTGCAGCGCCGCCGCGCCCAGCAGTCTTCCGGCGGGCAGCGGGGCCTGAAACACCTGTCCGGCCAGCCAGATACTCAGGAACAGCACGGTGCCCAGCGCCAGCAGCATGGTCAGCAGGGCGGCCCCACGGCCCAGCAGCAGGGCGCCGCGTGGCAACGGCTGTGCCAGGGGAAACTCCAGCCAGCCGCGCTCCTCGTGACCCGCAATCAGCGCCGAGCCCTGCAGGGCGGCGAAGATGGTGAGCAGGACGGGCATCAGGCTCAGGAGCTTGCCGCCCACGTACCCGGCGGGCGTGCCCAGGTTGTCGCCTGCCAGCGCCCGCAGCGATTGGGGCAGGGTCTGCATCAGGTCAGCCAGGGCGCTGTTGCCCTTGAGCAGCGGAAAGAAGGCCAGCAGAGTCACCGTGTACAGCGTGATACCCACCGCCCACCACAGGACGCTGCGCCGCGAGTCCTTCATCGTCTGTGCCCACACTTCAAGCCACATGAATGTCCGCCATGCGCGGCGTTTCGCTGCGGTACTCGTCCATGAAGGCGTCCTCCAGCGTGGACGGCGTAAGGCTCAGTGAGGACAGCGACTGACCCGCCAGCGCCCGGACCAGCGCGTCGGGGCCGCCGCGCCACTGCCCCCGGAAGTCCAGCCCGTCGGTCACGCCGCCGCTCATACCGGGTAGCGCGGCAAGGTCGACGCTGGGGGGGCGGGCAAAACGCAGCGTCACCTGTTGCGGCAGGCTGGCCTTGAGTTCACGCACGCCCTCCACCCGGATCAGTTCGCCGCGCCGGATGATGCCCACCCGCCCAGCAATACGCTCGATCTCGCTCAGGACGTGGCTGGACAGAAACACGGTGCGGCCCTCGCTGCTGGCCTCGCGCAGCAGGTCCAGCGCGGTTTCCTGGGCCAGCGGGTCCAGACCGTTGGTGGGTTCGTCCAGCATCAGCAGTTCGGGGCGGTGCATCAGGGCCAGGGTCAGGCCCACCTTCTGGCGGTTGCCCTTGCTCAGGGTGCCCAGGCGGACGTCCAGCCGCAGCTGCAGCCGCCGGGCCACCTCCAGCCCGTAGGTGTTGCTGGCACCGCCGCGCAGTCGGCAACTGCGGGTCATCAGGTCGCGGGCCGTGTGGTCCCGGACCAGGTGGACCTCGCCGGGCAGGTAGCCCACCCGCCGGTGAACCGCTACCCGCTGCTGCCACACGTCATGGCCCAGGATCTGCCCACGGCCCCCGGTGGGCCGCAGGAAACCCATCAGCGTCCGGATGGCAGTGGTCTTGCCCGCACCGTTCGGCCCGATGAAACCGAAAATCTCGCCTGCGGGCACACTCAGCGTCAGCGGGGCCAGGCCCACGCCAGGGGCATACAGTTTGCTGAGGCCGCTGGTTTCTATGGCGTTCATGCGTCCTCCGGTGTGGTCCCGTACGGCCTGGGCGGGGTGGTCGTTGACCTGGGGTGACACGTCGGTCCATCCGGGTGCAGTCAACGTCTCAGGGCCGTGGAGTCTGTGGCGGGGCTCTCGGTTCGTCTCGCTCTGGTCTTCAGACGTACTACGCGGGCTTGCCCCTGTTGGTTTCCAGATCTCGGCGCCACGCTCAGACCCGCAGTCCCGGCAATCCATGGAGGCGCCCATTATGGGACTGATGCTGCGGAACCGGAGGACGTGCCAGTCAGCTGGCACCTCACCGGGGCGGCAGGCACAACCGGTGGTCTGCGCTGACTGCTAACGTGATCTGCATCTGACATCACCCGTGCCCGAATCTGCTAAAATCTTCGTTCGGGTGTCCCGCCCACTCGCGGCCAGCAGAACTGGCGCAGGAGTTGAGGCGGGCTTTTTGAGGTCGGTCCTGACGCCCCAGCGCACTTTTCCCTGGCCTGTGGCGCGGACCGGAAGCACCACGCAAACAACACACTGTCCTCCCACTTGTCGGGCTTTCTCCGGCAGGCAGCGCCGGGCAGAAGAGAGGAAAAAATATGGAATACCGGAACATCGCTATCATCGCGCACGTCGACCACGGCAAGACCACCCTGGTGGACGCCCTGCTCCGCCAGACCCTCAAGCTCGGCCACGGTGAGGAAATCGCCGAGCGGGCCATGGACAGCAACGACCTGGAAAAGGAACGTGGCATCACCATTCTCGCCAAGAACACGGCGGTGGAGTACAAGGGCGTCAAGATCAACATCGTCGACACCCCCGGCCACGCGGACTTCGGCGGGGAAGTGGAGCGCGTGCTGGGCATGGTGAACGGTTGCCTGGTGCTGGTGGACGCGGCAGAAGGCCCGATGCCCCAGACCCGCTTCGTGCTGCGCAAGGCGATTGAACTGGGCCTCAAGCCCATCGTGGTGATCAACAAGATCGACCGCATCGACGCGCGGCCCGAGGAAGTGGTCAACATGACCTTCGACCTGATGGCCGACCTGGGCGCGAACGACGATCAGCTGGATTTCCCGATCCTGTACGCGATTGCCCGTGAAGGCAAGGCGTTCAAGGACCTGAACAACCCGCAGGAGGACATGCACGAACTGTTCGAGATGGTTCTGGAGCATATTCCTGCGCCTCCCACCGACCTGGAGGCCCCCTTCCAGATGCTGGTGACCAACCTGGACTACTCCGAGTACCTGGGCCGCATCGTGCTGGGCCGGGTGCAGCGCGGCACGGTCAAGAAGGGCGAATTCGTGCAGCTGATGCACAAGGACGGCACGATGACCAAGTCGCGCGTCATTCAGCCGTTCACCCACATGGGCCTGCGCCGCATCGAGGCCGATCAGGTCAGTGCGGGTGACATCGTGGCGCTGGCCGGCATCGAGGACGCGCAGATCGGGGAAACCGTGGCCGATCTGGCCGATCCCGAGGCCTTGCCCATCATCACCGTGGACGAACCCACCGTGAGCATGACCTTCCAGCCCAACACCTCGCCTTTTGCGGGCAAGGACGGCAAATACGTCACCTCCCGCCACCTGAACGACCGCCTCAAGCGCGAAGTGATGACCAACGTGTCGCTGAAGGTCGAAGAGGTGCGCCCCGACGAGTTCATCGTGTCCGGACGCGGCGAGCTGCACCTGAGCATCCTGCTGGAAACCATGCGCCGCGAGGGCTATGAGGTGCAGGTGGGCAGCCCGCAGGTGATCATCCGCGAGATTGACGGCGAGAAGCACGAGCCGGTCGAGCACCTGGTCATCGACGTGCCGGAGCAGCACGCCAGCAGCGTGATCGGTGTGCTGGGCGGGCGCAAGGGCCAGATGGTCAACATGGAGCCGCAGGGCAGCCGCAGCCGCGTGGAGTTCAAGATTCCCTCGCGGGCGCTGTTCGGGTTCCGCAACCAGTTCCTGTCCATGACCCAGGGCGAGGGCATCATGAGCCACGTCTTTGACGGCTACGCGCCGTGGGCCGGGGACATCAAGATCCGCCAGAACGGCTCGCTGGTCAGCATGGAAGACGGCCCGGCCTTCGCGTACTCGATCTGGAAGCTGCAGGACCGTGGCTCGTTCTTCATCGACGCGGGCGCGGAAGTGTACGTGGGCATGATCGTGGGTGAAAACGCCCGCGAGCAGGACATGAACGTTAACGTCTGCAAGAACAAGAAGCTGACCAACGTGCGCTCCAGCGGTGCGGACGACGCCCTGACGCTGACCCCGCCCCGCCGCCTGAGCCTGGAAGATGCCCTGGAATACATCGGCAGTGACGAACTGGTGGAGCTGACGCCCCACAACATCCGCCTGCGCAAGAAGGTGCTGAACCCCAGCATGCGCAAGTAAACCGACTCCACCCAGAAGAGAAGCCCCCGCTCCTGCAAAGGACACGGGGGCTTCTCTTCTGGGCTGGACTGTGTCCATGCTGATGACGCGAATGCGTCTCCGCGCTCAGCTCTTGCGGAGTTTTGGCCCCAGGCTCAGCTCCGATTCTGCCGTGCCGAAGCGTTCGCGCAGAAAGCGGCCCTGGCTCAGGAGGCGGTCCGCCGTGGCGTGGTCATGGCGCAGCGCCTCGCGCACGCCGTCTTCCAGCAGACCCAGCTGCTCGGTCAGCAGCGTTTCGGGCGGCTGGCCCTGGCTTTCCAGGGTGCGCCGCGCACCCTCGGTGAGATTCAGGTAGGCCCGCAGCGTGTCGGGCAGGTAGGCCTCGCGGGTCTGCGACAGCAGGTAGGCAGTGCGGCTGTCACCGTCCACCCCGGCGCGGTGAGCGTCAATCACTGTGCACAGCAGTTCCCAGGCCTGGGTGCGGGCCGGTCCGGGCAGGCGCAGGGCCAGCGATTCCGGGGCCTCGGCCTGCGGGCGGGGCAGGGGCGCCTGGGCCGCAGCGGCGGACAGCGGCGAGGCTTCCTGCGGGGTGAGGGTCATGGCCTTGCGGGCGGACTTGCCCGCGTGGTCCACGTAGACGATGGCCGTGATGCCGCCGAAGATGATAAGCAGGATCAGGACGGCCATCATGGGGCGAACCTTCTTTCGCCAGGCTGCTCAAGCGTCGTTCGGCTCATTCTGACCAGTCTAACGCCCATCCGGCGGGTGCGCTGCATTCCGTCAATTGCCCGGCTTGGCCGGTGCGGTGGGCTGCTGTGGCGTGGGCTGCGTCTGCGTTCCGAGCGATTTCAGGTCCAGCAGGAAGTTGCCGTCGCTGGGCAGCATGATGGTCTGGACGCCGGGGGCCAGGCGCTCGGCCACCGTCAGCTGGATCAGTTGCGGGTTTTCCTTGAGGGCGCGGCCCCGCAAGGAGAGCGCCTCGGCCTCGCCCTTGGCCGTTTCGATGGCGGCCTTGGCCTTGCCCTCGGCCTGCACCACGTCGCGCTGGGCGCTGATCTCGGCCTGTTGCAGGCGATTTCTCTCCACGGCCACCTGCTGCTCAGCGGTCTGCTTTTGCTCGATGGCCTGGGCAACGCTCTCGGGGATCTTCAGTTCGCGCAGCAGGATGGCGTCGAGAATCAGGTTATTGCGCGCAAACGACTTCTGCAGTTCGGTGGTGATGCTGGCCTCCAGCTGGGTGCGCTGGTTGCTGATCAGGTCGGCGGCCCCGAACTGTCCGATGGAGTCGCGCACCTTGCTGCGAAGCTGGGGGCGCAGGACGGTGTTGATGTAGTTGCGTCCAAGGTCCTTATGGAGAATGGCCGCCTTGCTGCGGTCGATGCGGAACTGCACCGTCACGTCTGCTGTGATGTCCAGTCCCTCCTTGCTGCGGGCGCGGATTGACCCCTCGTCGTTCTGGGCCGCGTTCTGCGCGAGGGTCACTTCCTGAAGCCGGGCGTCGTACAGGTTCACCTGATCCACGAACGGCACCACGAAATGCAGCCCGGCCTCCAGTGGGTTAGGCTTGACGCCGCTCAGGGCGCTGAACACCACGCCCACAAACCCCGCCGGGATGACCCGCACGCTCTGCGACACGATCAGGCCTGCCACTACCACGCCGCCGATAATCCAGCCCAGGCGCGGGGAGATGCGAACCGGCGGCGGGCCGCTGGGATTGTTGACCGGATTGGTTATGTGGGGGGTGGAGTCGCGGTTGCGGCCGTCGCCAGGGTTGGTCATACACCCAGGTACGCGACCAGCGCGGCGAAAGTTGCTGCCCCACGGCCTGCTGCCCTTCACGGCAACAAAGAAGGGGACGCCTGAGCGCCCCCCGCTTCAGCGTTACTTCACTACTGCCGGATGATCTCCGCGTCCTTGGGCAACTGCTTGAGGCCCGCGGCGCTGAGGCCGGAGTTGACCTTGTAATTGCTGACGTTCAGGTCCGCCAGCGATTTGCCCGCGCTGCTCACGATCTGGATGCGGGTGGGCCGCCAGCCTGCCTCGGTGATGTACACGCGGGTCCGGTCGGTGGAGTTGCCGTTCTTGGGCGTGGCCTCCAGCTGGAACAGCCGCTTGCCTGCCGCGCCCGTGGTGGACAGCAGTTTCACGTTGTACTCCGACAGCAGCGCGGCGGCGTTGCTCAGCTGCGTGAAATCCAGGCCGCCGAAACCGGCGCCATCCGCCGCCTTCTTGGTGGACATAACCGTGACCTGGTTGGTCAGGAACAGGTACTGGCGAATCTCGTTCTTGTCGGCCACGACAATGTTGTCGGCCAGCGCGTCGGGCGCGTTGAACTGCAGGCGGGCCACGTTCTGCGCCGGAATGCTCTTGACCGTCAGGTCGATCTTCTGGGCGCTGGATTCCAGTGAGGCGCTGCCGCTCAGGCGGAACGAGACGTCCTTGGCGGCCTTCTGGGCGGCGTCGACTCTGGAGATGATGTCCTGGGCGGTCTGGGCGGAGGCGGAGGGAATCAGCAACACGCCGCAAAGGGCGAGAATGGACGTTAATTTGAGAGGTTTCCTCATGTCCGGAAGTATCGCGTCACGGCGTGTGAGAAGGCCGCGCGGCGGCTGACGCGGGGTTCACGCTCTGGCTGGGCTGGCTGGCTGGTCCGCCCGCCCCCGGCCCGTCAAGTCGGATGG
Proteins encoded in this region:
- a CDS encoding outer membrane lipoprotein carrier protein LolA — translated: MRKPLKLTSILALCGVLLIPSASAQTAQDIISRVDAAQKAAKDVSFRLSGSASLESSAQKIDLTVKSIPAQNVARLQFNAPDALADNIVVADKNEIRQYLFLTNQVTVMSTKKAADGAGFGGLDFTQLSNAAALLSEYNVKLLSTTGAAGKRLFQLEATPKNGNSTDRTRVYITEAGWRPTRIQIVSSAGKSLADLNVSNYKVNSGLSAAGLKQLPKDAEIIRQ